A single genomic interval of Daucus carota subsp. sativus chromosome 1, DH1 v3.0, whole genome shotgun sequence harbors:
- the LOC108195209 gene encoding uncharacterized protein LOC108195209 isoform X3 — MGNHVIAIDIDPFKVALAYNNAVVYGVEDYIEFIVGDFFQLAPSLKGDVVFLSPPWGGPSYIQSQKFTLDMLKPKDGWSLFQAAQSITPNIIMFLPRNVDINQVAELSWLSSPPLDVEIEENYVGENAKAITAYFGDATN, encoded by the exons GGGTAATCATGTTATTGCCATTGATATTGACCCATTCAAAGTTGCACTGGCATATAATAACGCTGTGGTATATGGTGTGGAGGATTATATTGAATTTATTGTAGGAGACTTTTTTCAACTTGCGCCATCTCTAAAG GGTGATGTAGTATTTCTATCACCGCCATGGGGAGGTCCATCATACATTCAGAGTCAGAAGTTTACACTTGATATGTTGAAGCCAAAAGATGG gtGGTCTCTCTTTCAAGCTGCTCAAAGCATAACACCCAACATTATTATGTTCTTACCTCGAAATGTGGATATAAACCAAGTAGCAGAACTTTCTTGGCTGTCTTCTCCTCCTTTAGATGTTGAG ATTGAAGAAAATTATGTGGGGGAAAATGCAAAGGCTATAACTGCTTATTTTGGTGATGCTACCAACTAA